The nucleotide window AAACGCCCGCTGCTTAAAAGCCTTGATGATGAACAATTAAAAGCGTACATTGTTAAGAAAAACGGCGATCGGAGAATTTTTTATGAACGGGCCAGGGTACGGATCGACGATCGTGATGCCCGCGTGGATGATTTTATAAAAGCTATTTTTGATCAAACGGCGGACAACGGGGAGGTTTGATCAACAACCCCTGAGTACAGACATCCGGCATCCAGTATCTAGTATCCAGCATCTAATATCTAATTACCATGCATAAATTGTACCTCACCCTAGGTAGCGTAATAGCCGGCCTTGGTGTTATTTTAGGAGCATTTGGAGCTCATAAATTAAAAGAAATAGCTCCAGACTCGGTTCCAACCTTTCAAACCGGCGTTCAATACCAGATGTATCATGCGTTTGCGCTATTAATTGTGGGGATTCTTTTTGAGAAATTCCCTTTTAAAACTATGAATTGGGCGGGACTTTGCTTTCTGATTGGTATTCTTTTGTTTTCCGGTTCCCTGTATGCGCTGTCTCTTCTAAAGGCAACCGGTAAAGTTGGCCTGGGCGGAATCGGTATCGTTACACCAATTGGAGGGCTCTTCTTTATAACAGGCTGGATTTGCTTTGTTGTGGCGTTACTGAAAAAGTAGCATGCAGTTGAAATTTTTTAGAACTTAAGGTCCTTAGATCCTGGCACTCAAGCTCTGGAGCCCGGGTTTTCATATTTTCGTCGTAGGAGTAGATAAAGGAGTTGTTCGAACCTTCGGACAACTTTCCAACCTTCCTTATCTTTGCTTTTATGACGAATAAGAGTAAATCGAAGAGTAAAAAACCAACAGCTAAGGCAAAAGATACTGTTACACCATTTGTCGCAGAGAAAGCAGAGCGGATAAGGCTGAAGCAACTGGCCAAAGATGAACGTACCTGGAAAATTGTAGGGTTAACATTCCTATTAATATCTATATTCCTGATTATTGCATTTGTATCATATTTTTTTACCTGGAGGCAGGACCAGGCAAGTGTATCCCGCGGCATTGAAATTCTGGCGGACGTAGACACCACTGCAAATAACCTGTTGGGCAAAACCGGAGCCATAGTGGCGAACCTTTTTATTTTTAAATTATTTGGTGTTGCCTCCCTGTTAGTATGTACTTTTTTCTTTGTTGTAGGTGTCAATCTCCTGTGGCGCCGGCGCGTTTTTTCTATATGGCGTAATCTGAAATACGTTACGTTGGGCATGTTGGCCGTTTCAACCATCCTTGCATTCATTTTAAGGAAAGAAGAATTTAGTTGGGGTGGCGGCGTTGGAAATGTGATCAGCGACTGGCTGTTAGCTTCACTCGGTTTTGTGGGGGCATCTGCCATCCTTTTACTAATTGTAGTGGCTTACCTGATCTGGCAGTTCAACCCCGTATTTGCATTTCCTAAAAAGCTATCCCGGCCTGCTGTGGCCGGCGCTGAAGAATCACCCAAAGATGCCCTTCCGTTAGCAGAGCATGATTTTGTTAAGGAGGAAGAAAAAGAACCGGCTAAACCCAAAATAGCGCCACTGGACGCTGCAACCCTGATTGTTGACGATGAGGCAGCGAAGCCTAAACATAAAATAGGACTCATAGAAAAAGAGGAGACAGCGCCTAAGGAGGAAGCGAAAGGCTTTGAAGGGATCACGGTACTGAAGCCTGAGGCAAGAATACATTTTGACGAGCCTGAAGCTGAGCCGGAGATGAAAAAAGAATTGGAAATTGAGAAACCAAAACCTGCAGCCAGGCCTGTAGTAACAACAGGTGGATTGAAGCTGGAAATAAATGATGCCCCACTGCCCAAAACAGAAGAAGAGGAAAAAGTGACTACCCCGGTAGAAAAGGCGAAAGCTTACGAACCCACATTGGATCTCAGGGATTATCAGCATCCAACATTAGATTTGCTGGCGTCTTATGGGTCTGAAAAGGTAGAGCATGACCCTGAAGAACTGGAAAATAACAAAAACCAGATCATAACTACTCTGCGCAACTATGATATAGAAATTCAACGCATCAGTGCTACTATTGGTCCGACGGTTACATTATATGAAATAGTACCCGCAGCCGGTGTGCGTATCTCACGCATAAAAAATCTGGAAGATGATATTGCATTAAGCCTTTCAGCTTTAGGTATCCGTATTATTGCTCCTATACCGGGCCGCGGTACTATTGGTATTGAAGTACCCAATGCTAAAAAGAGTATTGTAAGCATGAAGACCTTGCTCTCTTCCGATAAGTATCAGAACAGCGCTCATTCATTACCCATCGCTCTAGGTAAGAAAATAGATAATGAACTATTTATTGTCGATTTGGCAACCATGCCGCATTTACTAATGGCCGGAGCAACGGGGCAGGGTAAATCAGTTGGTATCAACGCGATTCTGGTATCCCTGCTGTATAAAAAGCATCCTTCACAATTGAAGTTTGTTTTGGTAGACCCTAAAAAAGTAGAGCTGAGCATTTATAGCCATATAGAAAGTCATTTCCTGGCTAAACTTCCGAATGAAGAAGAAGCGATCATTACCGATACCAAAAAAGTGATCAACACGCTCAATGCACTTTGTATTGAAATGGATAACCGCTACGATTTACTGAAAGAAGCCGGTTGCCGCAACATTAAAGAATACAATACCAAGTTTACCTCGCGGAAGTTAAATCCTGAAAAAGGACACCAGTTTCTTCCGTTTATCGTATTGGTGGTAGATGAGTTTGCCGACCTGATCATGACGGCTGGTAAGGAAGTTGAAATGCCGATTGCGCGACTTGCGCAGCTGGCCCGTGCGGTAGGTATTCACCTGATCATCGCAACGCAAAGGCCTTCGGTAAATATTATTACGGGTACTATCAAAGCCAACTTTCCGGCACGCGTAGCCTTTAAAGTGAGCAGTAAAATTGATAGTCGTACCATCCTCGATGCAGGCGGTGCCGAGCAATTAATTGGTAAAGGAGATATGCTGATTAGCTTGAACGGGGAAATTGCCAGGTTGCAATGTGCTTTTGTCGATACTCCCGAAGTAGATAAGGTAGTTGAGTTTATCGGCTACCAGGAAGGATATCCGCAGGCATTCCTCTTGCCCGAATATGTGGATGAAAAAGAGCTGGAAAGCGGTGATTTCGACCTGGGAGACAGGGATTCGTTATTTGAAGAAGCTGCTAAATTAATTGTGGCCAATCAGATTGGCTCTACCTCCCTTTTACAAAGAAGGATGAAGCTGGGGTATAATCGCGCGGGACGGCTAATGGATCAGCTGGAAAATGCCGGTATTGTTGGTCCGAACCAGGGGAGCAAGGCCCGCGAAGTGTTGATTAAAACAGACGCAGACCTCCAACAACATCTCGAAATGTTAGGGTAGTGATGTTAACCGCTAATTGTCGACAGATACCCGTCAACTGTTAATCTTTCTCCAATATGTTAATTAATGTTAACCACCGCACCACGGCATGAAAATTGGCGTCTTACTGTAAATAATTAAAACTAGAAAATCTTAAAAATTGAATATGAAGAAATTGTATATCACCGGAGCTGTTCTGTTCATGTCTGTGTTTTCGTTCGCGCAGCAAAAAGATCCTAAGGCAAAAGCAATATTAGATGAGGTAAGTGCCAGATTTAAAACCTACAAAACGGTAACAGCCAACTTCGGCTACCAGATCGCCAGTGCTGCCGGTAAAGTGTTAACCACCAAAAATGGTACAGTGCAAATGAAGGGCAATAAATATGCGATTAACCTGGGTAGCAATAAAATCATAAGCGATGGGGTTACGATATGGAATTATGACCCTGCTGCCAAAGAGGTAACAGTAAGTAGTGCCAGTGCATCAGAAGGAACCATAACACCTCAAAAGCTATTTACCGATTTCTATAATAAAGATTTTATGTACGTAATGGACAAAGATGGAAAAGTAGGAAGCAGGGATGTAAATAAAATTATCATGCAACCGATCGACAAAAATAAGCCCTTTGCCAGGGTATATGTAGCAGTAGATAAAGCAACAAAAAACATTATTAGCACCACAGTTGTGGAAAAGACCGGCAACCGGTATGTGTACAACGTGAGTAACTTCAAACCCAATACCGCTATTTCCGACGCTAATTTTACTTTTGATAAAGCAAAATACCCCGGTGTAGAAGTAGTGGATCTGAGATAAAAAACCAAATAAATTTCTAAATGAAGCTCTCAGTTATGAGGGCTTTTTTGTTACAGGAACTTCAACTTATCATTTTTCAATTTGTTTATCTTTATAGCCCGGTTAAATAATAGAACTGGAATATATAACAGTTATCAATTCAGGTATTTTTCTAACAACAGGTGGACAAATTTCCTGGCAGGCGATGGTGAAAAGGTGTGGCGTAACAGGAAGGCAGAGCTTGGGGAATAAATAAGATCCAAAGCAGATTTATTGGGACTATAGGAAGAAGGGTGGACTGTTTTATTCAGCACGATTACATCGATGAGAGCGATGTAAATAAGAATGTTTATATCAGAACCAGGTCTCTAAAAGTAATAGAAGCTATATGCCGGCAGTTGGCGCATTATCCTTCTCGCGTTGGGCAGATCGTTTATATCGGCAAGTAAGATAAAGGCGAAGAATAGAGGGGTTTTGTTTATAAAAAAAGGAGTCTCTAGGGCTTTTAATGAACAGGTGAAAAAGGGGTAATTATTTTATTATAAATAAAAGTATACAGGTGGCAGAAGATTTAATGATCACTTCAGGAACTAAGGACGAACAGTACCGGCTATTGATGCCGCAATTAGAAGGGCTCTTACAGGGAGAGGACGATATAGTAGCGAATATGGCCAATATTGCGGCAGCTTTAAAGGAGCAGTTTAAATGGTGGTGGGTTGGCTTTTATATTGTAAAAGATGAAGAATTGGTACTGGCGCCATTTCAGGGTCCTGTAGCCTGTACCAGGATAAAGAAAGGGCGTGGGGTATGCGGATCCGCCTGGGAGCAGGCGAAGACTTTAACTGTGCCTGATGTGGAACAATTCCCCGGGCATATAGCCTGCAGCAGCTTCTCTAAATCGGAGATTGTAGTGCCAGTGCTGAAGAACGGCGTTGTAGTGGCAGTCCTTGATGTAGATAGCGAATTGCTGAATCATTTCGATGCAACCGATCAGGAGCATCTTGAAAACATTGTAAGCCTTCTAAATTTTTGATCTGATGTTGACAAAAAAGATATTGGTCACCGGGAAAGTTCAGGGTGTTTTTTTCAGGCAATCAACGATGCTAAAAGCCGAAGCATTGAGCTTGGGCGGAACGGTTGAAAATTTACCTGATGGAAATACAGTGGGTATTATAGCAACGGGATCTGAAGCCGCGTTGGCCGAGTTGATTAGCTGGTGCCAGCAGGGGCCTCCCGGGGCAGAGGTTAAGAAAGTAGAAATTTCAGACCAGCCTTTGCAGGAGTTTAAAAGTTTTTCTATTTTGTAGAAGTTTTTAAACCCCGTAAGTTTATAATAAATATGTTGTGAACGATTGTTGATGAGCAATGGACACATCGTGTTTCACACAGGAAAAATTTAAAGTAAAATCACACATGAAAAAAAATGTAGTCTTCCCGTTATTGTTGTTGAGCATGGCGTCTTTCGCCCAGAATAAAGACCCTCGCCTAACGGAGATCTGGCAACCCGAACCGAAAATTGTGGCTCCCGGTAAAACGGCGGCAGATGCTCCTGCAGATGCGATTGTGCTATTTAACGGAAAAGACCTGGCAGAGTGGCAAACCGACGATGGAAAGCCTGCAAAATGGAAAGTAGAAGGCGATGCGGTTACGGTGATGAAAGGGACAGGTGTTATTAAAACAAAAAGGGCGTTTGGAGACTGCCAGCTACATGTAGAATGGCGTACACCCGGCGAGGTAAAAGGTGAAGGACAGGGAAGGGGAAACAGCGGTATTTTTTTAATGGGTTTATATGAGCTGCAGGTACTGGATAGTTATAATAATCGTACTTACAGTAATGGTCAGGCCGGCAGTATATACAAGCAAACAGCGCCGCTGGCAAACGCATCCCGCAAGCCAGGGGAATGGCAGACCTATGATATCATTTTTACAGCTCCCCGTTTTAATAAAGATAGCAGCGTTAAATCGCAGGGAAGGATCACCGTGTTACACAATGGGGTATTGGTTCAAAACAGCACAGCAATATGGGGAGCTACGCAATATATTGGCATAGCAACCAATACCTGGCATAAAGAAAAAGAACCGATTGTACTGCAGGACCACGGAGATGCGGTGAGTTTCAGGAATATCTGGATAAGAGAGTTGGAGTAGCACCGTCTGAAATATCATAACAATTTCTCAAAAGACACGGGGCCGGAGAATACGAGAAGGAACGCATCTATATTTGCCTTCTTAAATCAAAATAATGATAAGGCATATTTAATATGGGGCTTGTTTGCTGCTAATAGCATCTTGTGCAAATAATGATGCCACAGCAACTACCGGGGAAACGGCTGAAGAACCCGTTGAGCAGATTGCAGCAACATCAGAGGCCGGCCAAAATAAAAATCCCCAGACGCAGTGGTAATCGAAGCCTATGTAAATGATAAATCGGGCATTAGTGTCGCCGATCTGGATTCAAAGGGTTCGGGCTTTACAACCCGTACAAAAAACACGCTATCTTTCAGACGAAAACGGGAAAAAACTGGCAGTAGTATATGGTTTCAAGTCCACCACACCGAATGGCATAGCCATTATCGAAGTAGAGGGTGAGAAATCTATAACGCTTGAACAGGTAGAAACTGCTCCTGGTGCGCGATATGAGTTTTACCATGGAGTAACATTAAAGATGGTAGATAAGGCTGTGCAACTTAACGATAATGGAGAAATAGCTACCTATAAAGAGGTACTACAATATGCTACCGGGCACAGAAAAACAGGGAAAAAATATTTTTTTTATTTCAGAAATTCTTCCTATCTTGTTCTTTCTCAATGAAGGAGAAGGAGCTTAGAGTAGTAAATAATTAAGTTTTTGAAGCAGCTTGAAAGAGCTGCTTTTTTGTTTTTTTAGATCTGTCTATCCGAGAAAAGGCATTGGTATATTGCTGTATTTCTTGTTTTTTCTTTCTGTGTACATGCTATTTTTGAGCCTTTTCGTTTAATAGAGAAATTAGAAAATGGATCGCACATTGCAATCCGGCTTGTAAAGATTCTCCACATTTAGAATCGTTCATCAGGGCGTTGGAGAGCAAAATATGCCGACCAATATACTTATTGCTACCTCAACACCATCCGGCTATATTCAATCTATTGCAGCAAAATATGCTATTCCCTATTATGTAGCCGATCAAGCTGGTGGCATAGAGAATGATTGGAATTTTGCCATAGAAAATGCAGCTACCCGGTATATAACTATTGCTCACCAGGACGACTTTACGAATGTAATTACACAAAGGAGGTCTTAAAGCGATACATAATAATCAAATGAAAAACCTCTGATCGCTTTTCCTAATTATACGTGGTGAACCGGTTGGAGAGAAAACCTCCTTGAGTGCTGTGGTGAAGAATCTTTTACTCTTTCCATTACAGGTAAAAAATTCCATTTCTTCAAAGCTGGTGAAAAAGGCAATACTTTCACCAGGTGATCCCATTTTGCTGCCCTTCTGTAGCTATCGATCGCTTGAATGCAGGAGATATCCGGTTCTCAAAAGATCACAGTAGTGTGTTGGACTGCGTAGCCTGGTTGCAATTAGCGAAAAAAGACGGAGTCTTCATTTTTGTCAATAAAAAGCTGATGAAACATCGTATTCATATAGATTCAGAAACTAACAACCAGATACAAAATGGCAAGCGCCAAGGAAGAATTAGAGATGCTGTCTGGCATCTGGGGTAAAAATATTGCAAAGCTGTTATCGAAGTATTACAGCAAAGGCTATACGGATAATAAAGTATAGAACAGGCGTTACAACAAAGCCTCCCTTATCCTTACCAATTGCTCTAAAAGATTTTCCAGTTGATCGAGTGGTAACATATTAGCGCCATCACTCTTGGCCACCGCAGGATTAGGGTGTGTTTCTATAAAAATGCCGTCCGCTCCGCTTGCTATGGCAGCTTTCGCAATAGTACCGATTAACTGAGGGTTTCCGCCGGTAACCCCGCTGCTTTGATTAGGTTGCTGCAGGCTGTGGGTACAGTCCATAACAACAGGTGTACCATGTGCCTGCATCCAGGGAATATTTCTGTAATCAACGACCAGGTCTGTGTAGCCAAAACTATTTCCTCTCTCAGTTAGCAATACCTGGTTATTTCCCGCGTTATTGATTTTTTCAACTGCAAATTTCATAGCCTGACCGCTCAGAAACTGCCCTTTCTTTACGTTGATGATTTTCCCCGTTTTTGCTGCCGCTTCCAGCAGGTCGGTTTGACGACAGAGAAACGCCGGGATTTGCAGGATGTCTGCATATGCTGCTGCCATTGCCGCTTCTTCGTGAGCATGTATATCGGTCACTGTGGGAATACCAAAAGCTGTTCCGGCATTTTTTAAAAGTTGTAATGCTGCTTCATCCCCGATACCTGTGAACGAGTTAGCGCTGGTGCGATTGGCCTTTCTGTAAGATGATTTAAATACATAGGGTATCCCCAGTTTTTTACATATTTCCGAAACGCTGCCGGCTACCTCCATAACGATGGCTTCACTTTCAATTACACAGGGGCCAGCCAGCAGGAAGAAATTCTTACTGTTATAAGTCTGCTTCTCAAATAAGGTCTTTAAAAATGCTTGCATCAGGCAAATGTATCGAAAAGTTGTAGTTCGTTCATGGTTGATGGTTGATAGCCGACAGTTTTTCAACCTATGCCCCATTCCCTTGACCCTGTATTGAATGTCCATAATCAATCCTCTGTGCGAAAACGTTTGCACAATGACGAGCAGCTAACCCATTATTTCAATATGTTTGCTGACAAATTTTTTTATGGTAAAAGATAAAATTCTGGTAATAGGATCCTCCGGCCAGATAGGAGTGGAGTTAACCCTGGCCCTGCGCAAAATATATGGTAATAATAACGTAATTGCTTCTGACTTAAGAGAAGAGAATGAGTTGTTGAAAGGAACCGGTCCTTATGTTAGTATTGATGTAATGAATAAAGAAATGCTACATGTGCAAATCATAAGGCAAAATATCACACAGATCTATTTACTGGCCGCCATACTTTCGGCTACGGGCGAAAAAAATCCCGGCCTGGCCTGGCATTTGAATATGCAGGGATTGCTCAATGTATTAGATATCGCCAGGGAGGAAAATCTTAAAAAAGTATACTGGCCATCTTCCATCGCGGTTTTTGGGCCAACATCTCCCAAGCAAAATTGCCCGCAGCAAACGATTATAGAGCCAACAACGGTTTATGGCATCAGCAAGTATGCCGGCGAGTTCTGGTGCAATTATTACAATATTAAATATGGTATAGATGTAAGGAGCTTACGTTATCCGGGACTCATATCGTATAAATCGGCCCCCGGAGGCGGAACAACTGATTATGCGGTGGAAATATTTCATGATGCATTGGAAGAAAAGAAATACACCAGTTTTTTAAGGGAAGATACTTATTTGCCTATGATGTACATGCCAGACGCGATAAGGGCTACCATAGAATTAATGGAGGCTCCGGCTGACAGCATATCGGTGCGCACATCGTACAATATTTCCGCGCTTAGCTTCTCTCCAAAAGAAATCACCGCTGCTATACAAAATCATATACCCGATTTTACTATTGATTACCAACCTGATTACAGGCAGGCCATTGCTGACAGCTGGCCGCAAAGCATTGACGACAGTGTAGCGCAAAAAGATTGGGGATGGAAACCCCAGTTTGATCTGGCAACCATGACAGAAGATATGTTGAATAACCTGGTTACTCTTTAGTATACCGGTTGAGTAATTAATTAGATAAAAAATGCTGTCTTCAGGGCAGCTTTTTTTATTATACAGCGCAAACAAATATCAACCTGAATACGATTTCTGGCCTTGGCAACAAGATCGAATCTTACAAACAGGATGGTAAAGTATTTGTTAAATACAGATATATGAATGCTGTTACAGGTGCTCCACGTTACGAAACAGCTGCTGGCGCTCAGGTTGGTTGGGTTGATGTAACCAACGCTTACCTGTATAACTACACAGTTGCCGGCGCTTCTTTCGGACCAACTGCTTCTTATACTACAAGCAATGTTCCTGCTTATTCACTGCCTTTCCCTACAGGTGGATACAATGTTAATCCATTTGCCGGAAACACGCATCCTAACGGTGGTGTGGCTTTAGGTGCAGCTGGATTTACCTGGAACCCATTCACGAACAGCACTGTAACTGCAGCAGCTGCGGGTCAGTTCAGAAGTGGTCAGATGAGATTTACATGGAATATCACGTCCGGAACCAATGCAGCAAGTGCTCCTACTGCATTTAAATTTGGTCCTATTACCCTGAATAACGCAGCTCCGGCTCCTACTCCGGCTTTGGGCACTGCCGCTGGTTACTTCGATGTGGTTGGTCAAAGCTTGAACAGTCCTAACGGAACATTGGCTACTGGCTGGAATTACAACACTACCATTATGACAAAACCATACTGGAGTGATAACACTATCCCTGATATTTACTATGCTGCTCCTGGTTCTTTAACTTCGAACAGACCAATTACAGGTGCTGGTTCTATCAACCTGATCAAGTATGCTGATGGAAGACCTGCTGCTAATTTCGAAAATAAACCATTAGTACAGATTCAGGTGTATGCTATCCCTGGCGATATCGTTAAACTTGCTGCTTCAAAAGGTATCAATGTTAACAATGGCGCTGCTTTAGCTCAATTCGCAGATTCTATTGAAAAATAAACTGTAACAACAGTTTACAAAATAAAAAGGGTGTCTCTAACGGGGCGCCCTTTTTTTATAACACGCTCTCTGATTTTGCCATTCTCCGAATATCTTACAAAAGAGATCGAATAAGAACCCCTATTTATGCCAATTCATCTTACTTCCGTGCGCGTCTCCTGTTCCGGATCTTTTAAGAAGTAGCTCCGTACCTGTTTTAATTAAATTTTTTTGAAGATAAATTTGCGGCGGGCGAAGATGCCCGTTACGGGGGACTTGTTTTTGGCCAGCGCAAAAAACAAACTTCGTGTGGCATGTATTTTACCTGCAACGGATTTTCAATATCCTGCTTTCGAACCGGGGTTGCCGGAGTGTCCTGGCAAGGAACGCATAAAGGTACCGCGGGTTAGTGAGGGCATGATAATTTCAGTGAAACACTTTCTGGTAAAGCCGCGACTCTTTTGGATACGTAATCAAAACAAACCATACCCGTTTTAGCGATAGCTACTGTTACACTTTTCTCTTCCTGGGTTTTCTCAAGTTTATAAACCAGGTCGAAACCAACCCGGCTAAAGTCATGGGCGCCGATAGAAACCTGAATAATGTCTTTGTAAAAGGCCTCGGCCTTGAATTCAATAGCAACGTCTGCCATAATAAGGCCAACTCCTTCTATATTCATTTCACTATAACCGCGGTCTTGTAAAAACTGTAATCTTGCCTCGTGAATAATGCCGAGCAGGGCGTCGTTGCCTGCATGTCCGCCATAGTTAACATCTGTAATTCTTATGGGGATACGGGTTGAAAAAGAAAAAAAGGGGGGGAGCTCTACCTTAATACGTGCCATTTGTTTTTGCACAAAAGTAAGTATTAGCCAGCTTAGGCAGTGCCTGCTCTGTTACATATTAGGAGCAGTGCCGGCCTCTGTAATATCGCCACTGGCCATATCCAGCAGGTCCAGAATATTATCAGGAGATGACGCTGCATTGCTACTGGCCATTTCCTTTTGCCATTTGGAGATCTGGTCATCGCAGCTATGGTCTTCACCAGCGATACAATCAGCCATATTGCTTACCTTTTTCGACATCCTGACGATGTTACCATCCTGGGTCATTAAAATAATATAGCGGTTTTGCAGATCAGCA belongs to Niabella yanshanensis and includes:
- a CDS encoding MliC family protein; its protein translation is MSPIWIQRVRALQPVQKTRYLSDENGKKLAVVYGFKSTTPNGIAIIEVEGEKSITLEQVETAPGARYEFYHGVTLKMVDKAVQLNDNGEIATYKEVLQYATGHRKTGKKYFFYFRNSSYLVLSQ
- a CDS encoding acylphosphatase encodes the protein MLTKKILVTGKVQGVFFRQSTMLKAEALSLGGTVENLPDGNTVGIIATGSEAALAELISWCQQGPPGAEVKKVEISDQPLQEFKSFSIL
- a CDS encoding DUF1572 family protein, which encodes MFIFIARLNNRTGIYNSYQFRYFSNNRWTNFLAGDGEKVWRNRKAELGE
- a CDS encoding acyl-CoA thioesterase, encoding MARIKVELPPFFSFSTRIPIRITDVNYGGHAGNDALLGIIHEARLQFLQDRGYSEMNIEGVGLIMADVAIEFKAEAFYKDIIQVSIGAHDFSRVGFDLVYKLEKTQEEKSVTVAIAKTGMVCFDYVSKRVAALPESVSLKLSCPH
- a CDS encoding 3-keto-disaccharide hydrolase, which translates into the protein MKKNVVFPLLLLSMASFAQNKDPRLTEIWQPEPKIVAPGKTAADAPADAIVLFNGKDLAEWQTDDGKPAKWKVEGDAVTVMKGTGVIKTKRAFGDCQLHVEWRTPGEVKGEGQGRGNSGIFLMGLYELQVLDSYNNRTYSNGQAGSIYKQTAPLANASRKPGEWQTYDIIFTAPRFNKDSSVKSQGRITVLHNGVLVQNSTAIWGATQYIGIATNTWHKEKEPIVLQDHGDAVSFRNIWIRELE
- a CDS encoding NAD-dependent epimerase/dehydratase family protein codes for the protein MVKDKILVIGSSGQIGVELTLALRKIYGNNNVIASDLREENELLKGTGPYVSIDVMNKEMLHVQIIRQNITQIYLLAAILSATGEKNPGLAWHLNMQGLLNVLDIAREENLKKVYWPSSIAVFGPTSPKQNCPQQTIIEPTTVYGISKYAGEFWCNYYNIKYGIDVRSLRYPGLISYKSAPGGGTTDYAVEIFHDALEEKKYTSFLREDTYLPMMYMPDAIRATIELMEAPADSISVRTSYNISALSFSPKEITAAIQNHIPDFTIDYQPDYRQAIADSWPQSIDDSVAQKDWGWKPQFDLATMTEDMLNNLVTL
- a CDS encoding LolA family protein, with product MKKLYITGAVLFMSVFSFAQQKDPKAKAILDEVSARFKTYKTVTANFGYQIASAAGKVLTTKNGTVQMKGNKYAINLGSNKIISDGVTIWNYDPAAKEVTVSSASASEGTITPQKLFTDFYNKDFMYVMDKDGKVGSRDVNKIIMQPIDKNKPFARVYVAVDKATKNIISTTVVEKTGNRYVYNVSNFKPNTAISDANFTFDKAKYPGVEVVDLR
- a CDS encoding DNA translocase FtsK translates to MTNKSKSKSKKPTAKAKDTVTPFVAEKAERIRLKQLAKDERTWKIVGLTFLLISIFLIIAFVSYFFTWRQDQASVSRGIEILADVDTTANNLLGKTGAIVANLFIFKLFGVASLLVCTFFFVVGVNLLWRRRVFSIWRNLKYVTLGMLAVSTILAFILRKEEFSWGGGVGNVISDWLLASLGFVGASAILLLIVVAYLIWQFNPVFAFPKKLSRPAVAGAEESPKDALPLAEHDFVKEEEKEPAKPKIAPLDAATLIVDDEAAKPKHKIGLIEKEETAPKEEAKGFEGITVLKPEARIHFDEPEAEPEMKKELEIEKPKPAARPVVTTGGLKLEINDAPLPKTEEEEKVTTPVEKAKAYEPTLDLRDYQHPTLDLLASYGSEKVEHDPEELENNKNQIITTLRNYDIEIQRISATIGPTVTLYEIVPAAGVRISRIKNLEDDIALSLSALGIRIIAPIPGRGTIGIEVPNAKKSIVSMKTLLSSDKYQNSAHSLPIALGKKIDNELFIVDLATMPHLLMAGATGQGKSVGINAILVSLLYKKHPSQLKFVLVDPKKVELSIYSHIESHFLAKLPNEEEAIITDTKKVINTLNALCIEMDNRYDLLKEAGCRNIKEYNTKFTSRKLNPEKGHQFLPFIVLVVDEFADLIMTAGKEVEMPIARLAQLARAVGIHLIIATQRPSVNIITGTIKANFPARVAFKVSSKIDSRTILDAGGAEQLIGKGDMLISLNGEIARLQCAFVDTPEVDKVVEFIGYQEGYPQAFLLPEYVDEKELESGDFDLGDRDSLFEEAAKLIVANQIGSTSLLQRRMKLGYNRAGRLMDQLENAGIVGPNQGSKAREVLIKTDADLQQHLEMLG
- a CDS encoding DUF423 domain-containing protein, which encodes MHKLYLTLGSVIAGLGVILGAFGAHKLKEIAPDSVPTFQTGVQYQMYHAFALLIVGILFEKFPFKTMNWAGLCFLIGILLFSGSLYALSLLKATGKVGLGGIGIVTPIGGLFFITGWICFVVALLKK
- the kdsA gene encoding 3-deoxy-8-phosphooctulonate synthase, giving the protein MQAFLKTLFEKQTYNSKNFFLLAGPCVIESEAIVMEVAGSVSEICKKLGIPYVFKSSYRKANRTSANSFTGIGDEAALQLLKNAGTAFGIPTVTDIHAHEEAAMAAAYADILQIPAFLCRQTDLLEAAAKTGKIINVKKGQFLSGQAMKFAVEKINNAGNNQVLLTERGNSFGYTDLVVDYRNIPWMQAHGTPVVMDCTHSLQQPNQSSGVTGGNPQLIGTIAKAAIASGADGIFIETHPNPAVAKSDGANMLPLDQLENLLEQLVRIREALL
- a CDS encoding DUF1572 family protein; the protein is MDCFIQHDYIDESDVNKNVYIRTRSLKVIEAICRQLAHYPSRVGQIVYIGK
- a CDS encoding GAF domain-containing protein, whose translation is MAEDLMITSGTKDEQYRLLMPQLEGLLQGEDDIVANMANIAAALKEQFKWWWVGFYIVKDEELVLAPFQGPVACTRIKKGRGVCGSAWEQAKTLTVPDVEQFPGHIACSSFSKSEIVVPVLKNGVVVAVLDVDSELLNHFDATDQEHLENIVSLLNF